The sequence below is a genomic window from Granulicatella elegans.
ATTTTCTCCCCCTAATTTTGTAATGAGTTCTTGATTCATATCAAGAATTTGTGTTTCTGTAGCTCCTTGTAAGTCAGCTGTTGTAACTTCTGGTGTAGTGGAAGCATAATAGAAAACTAATCCAGTAAAACAAACAAAGGCAAGTACAAAGATTGAAAATAATGTCATGAATATTTTTTTCCAAACAGATTTATTTTTTTCGTTACTTGTTTTATTTGTTTTACTGTGTTGTGTACGTCTAGTTTGGCGTGATTCTGGCATAAAAAACCTCCTAAATTTTATCAATCAATTTATCAACTATTGGAATATAATCCAAAATGGATTGAACGGTTAATGAAATGGGTTCTCCATATTGTTTAATATACTCTAATGGAATTGATTTTTTATTTTCTTTATTCTCCTTGATAAAGGAAAGTAAATACTGACTTTCTAATAAATAGTATTCATTTAATGAAGAAAAGTAAAAAATAACAAATACAATTCCACCTTGATAGATACATTCTTCCATATGTTGTAATTGATGTTCATGTATATTTATCAAAGGAAACGAAGTTTTATTTTTCGTTTCTTTTGCTTCGAAATCAATATAGCATCCACGATAAACTCCATTATAGTCTGTTGTAGATGCATGACGATAATAAGCTTCTTTAATCACTGCTGCGCTTCGTTTTGGATAATCTACTTTAACGACTTGAATAGGAGTTGGCTTTTTATGGATAACAGCTATTTTTTTTAATCGATAATAATCATTTGTTTGATTCAATAAAGTTTCTAAGAACATTCCACGACTACCATATGAAATAGTAGAAGTTTGAGTAGAAGAGACTCTTTGTTGTCCTGTTGGGTATTGAATCATAATATCACCTCAAATCTATCCTTATTATACCATTGATTGAACACTAAA
It includes:
- the recU gene encoding Holliday junction resolvase RecU, coding for MMIQYPTGQQRVSSTQTSTISYGSRGMFLETLLNQTNDYYRLKKIAVIHKKPTPIQVVKVDYPKRSAAVIKEAYYRHASTTDYNGVYRGCYIDFEAKETKNKTSFPLINIHEHQLQHMEECIYQGGIVFVIFYFSSLNEYYLLESQYLLSFIKENKENKKSIPLEYIKQYGEPISLTVQSILDYIPIVDKLIDKI